From the Salinimicrobium tongyeongense genome, one window contains:
- the hflX gene encoding GTPase HflX has translation MLEKNNLEYEKVVLIGIVTREQNEEKLEEYLDELEFLTYTAGGEVKKRFTQKMDMPNPKTFIGTGKMEEVRLFVSENEIGTAIFDDELSPAQQKNIEKILNCKVLDRTNLILDIFAQRATTSYARTQVELAQYQYLLPRLAGMWTHLERQRGGIGMRGPGETEIETDRRIVRDKIALLKKKLETIDKQMEVQRGNRGQLVRVALVGYTNVGKSTLMNVISKSKVFAENKLFATLDTTVRKVVIRNLPFLLTDTVGFIRKLPTQLVESFKSTLDEVREADLLLHVVDISHPQFEDHIASVNQILAEIKSGEKPTLMVFNKIDAYEAEKIEEDDLVTEKTSSHYTLAEWENTWMNRLGDNVLFISALNKENMEEFRKKVYEAVREIHITRFPYNNFLYPEYDTYTDEEE, from the coding sequence ATGTTAGAAAAAAACAATCTAGAATACGAAAAAGTTGTGCTCATTGGGATCGTCACCCGCGAGCAGAACGAAGAAAAACTCGAAGAATACCTTGACGAACTTGAATTCCTTACTTACACTGCGGGAGGCGAGGTAAAAAAACGGTTTACGCAGAAAATGGACATGCCCAACCCAAAAACCTTTATAGGTACGGGAAAGATGGAAGAAGTGCGTCTTTTTGTTTCTGAAAATGAGATAGGAACTGCCATTTTTGACGACGAACTCTCTCCTGCCCAGCAAAAGAATATCGAAAAGATCCTGAATTGCAAGGTGCTGGACAGAACGAACCTTATTCTTGACATTTTTGCCCAGAGGGCCACAACAAGCTACGCCCGCACGCAGGTAGAGCTTGCGCAGTACCAGTATCTTCTTCCAAGACTTGCCGGGATGTGGACACACCTGGAGCGCCAGCGGGGGGGTATTGGAATGAGAGGGCCCGGGGAAACTGAGATTGAAACCGACCGCCGGATTGTACGTGACAAGATCGCCCTGCTCAAGAAAAAGCTGGAGACCATAGACAAACAAATGGAAGTGCAGCGCGGAAACCGCGGCCAACTGGTGAGAGTGGCTTTGGTAGGTTACACCAACGTGGGAAAATCTACACTTATGAATGTGATTAGCAAGAGTAAAGTTTTTGCTGAAAACAAGCTTTTTGCCACCCTTGATACTACGGTTAGAAAAGTGGTCATCCGCAACCTGCCTTTTTTGCTTACAGATACTGTTGGGTTCATCAGGAAATTACCCACACAGCTGGTAGAATCTTTCAAATCTACGCTTGATGAGGTGCGCGAAGCCGATCTTTTGCTGCATGTGGTAGATATTTCCCATCCGCAGTTTGAAGATCATATAGCTTCAGTAAACCAGATTTTAGCCGAAATAAAGAGCGGTGAAAAACCTACTTTGATGGTCTTCAATAAAATTGATGCCTACGAAGCCGAAAAAATCGAGGAAGATGACCTGGTGACCGAAAAAACCAGCTCCCACTACACTTTGGCAGAATGGGAAAACACCTGGATGAACCGTCTTGGCGATAATGTGCTGTTCATTTCGGCCCTCAACAAGGAGAACATGGAAGAATTCAGGAAAAAGGTTTATGAGGCAGTAAGGGAGATTCACATCACCCGCTTTCCTTATAACAATTTCCTTTATCCCGAATACGACACCTATACAGACGAAGAGGAATAA
- a CDS encoding aminotransferase class V-fold PLP-dependent enzyme: MKVASTKPHFDVETIRKDFPILSREVNGKPLVYFDNAATSQTPQQVIDAIVDYYTRYNANIHRGVHTLSQEATDAYEQARIKVQEHFNAAKAHEIILTSGTTHAINLVASGFAYLLKKDDEIIVSALEHHSNIVPWQMLCEKTGAKLKVIPMNEEGMLRMDEYEKLLSEKTKLVFVNHVSNALGTVNPVEEIIQKAHAVGAAVLLDGAQAAAHIKADVQALDVDFYAVSAHKMCGPTGVGMLYGKEEWLKKLPPYQGGGEMIATVTFEKTTYADLPHKFEAGTPDICGGIAFAAALDYMNAIGFEKIAAYEHELLEYATQKLLEIEGLKIYGTSSEKTAVISFNIGEIHPYDIGTIIDKLGIAVRTGHHCAQPVMDFYRIPGTVRASFSFYNTKEEIDTFVEAVKKAKQMLS; the protein is encoded by the coding sequence ATGAAAGTTGCCTCTACCAAACCCCACTTTGATGTGGAAACCATTCGAAAAGATTTTCCCATCCTCTCCCGCGAGGTGAATGGAAAACCGCTGGTTTATTTTGACAATGCGGCAACTTCACAAACTCCGCAGCAGGTAATAGACGCTATTGTAGATTATTACACGCGATACAATGCGAACATTCACCGCGGGGTTCACACGCTCTCGCAGGAAGCCACAGATGCTTATGAGCAGGCCCGCATAAAAGTCCAGGAGCATTTTAATGCAGCTAAGGCACACGAAATAATTCTCACTTCGGGTACTACCCACGCCATAAATCTCGTGGCCAGCGGATTTGCTTACCTTCTGAAAAAAGATGATGAGATCATAGTTTCAGCTTTAGAGCACCACAGCAATATTGTGCCCTGGCAGATGTTATGCGAGAAAACCGGTGCAAAGCTGAAAGTGATCCCCATGAATGAAGAGGGAATGCTCAGAATGGATGAGTACGAAAAACTGCTTTCAGAAAAGACAAAACTGGTATTTGTAAACCACGTCTCTAATGCCCTGGGAACCGTAAACCCGGTTGAGGAGATCATTCAAAAAGCACATGCGGTGGGCGCAGCCGTTCTCTTAGACGGGGCACAGGCAGCAGCTCACATTAAGGCAGATGTACAGGCACTGGATGTGGATTTTTATGCAGTTTCGGCCCATAAGATGTGCGGCCCCACTGGTGTGGGAATGCTCTACGGAAAGGAGGAATGGCTTAAGAAACTTCCGCCGTATCAGGGAGGAGGCGAAATGATTGCAACGGTGACTTTTGAGAAGACCACCTATGCCGATCTGCCCCATAAATTTGAAGCCGGAACGCCCGATATTTGCGGCGGCATTGCTTTTGCAGCCGCTCTTGATTACATGAATGCCATAGGCTTCGAAAAGATCGCTGCCTACGAACATGAACTCCTGGAATACGCCACTCAAAAGCTACTCGAAATAGAAGGTTTAAAGATTTACGGAACTTCTTCAGAAAAAACTGCTGTGATCTCTTTCAACATTGGTGAGATACACCCGTATGACATAGGCACTATCATAGACAAATTGGGAATTGCTGTAAGAACCGGCCACCATTGCGCACAACCGGTGATGGATTTCTACAGAATACCGGGAACAGTTCGGGCTTCATTTTCATTTTACAACACTAAAGAAGAAATAGATACATTTGTTGAGGCAGTGAAAAAAGCAAAACAAATGCTGTCATAA
- the sufC gene encoding Fe-S cluster assembly ATPase SufC, whose protein sequence is MLKIKNLHAKVEGLKILKGIDLTINAGEIHAIMGPNGSGKSTLSSVIAGKEEYEVTRGEIVFEGEELTEFDAEERAHKGVFLSFQYPVEIPGVTVTNFMRTVINANRQAKGLEDMPANEMLKKIREKSELLEIDRKFLSRSLNEGFSGGEKKRNEIFQMAMLEPKLAILDETDSGLDIDALRIVANGVNKLRRPDNATLVITHYQRLLDYIIPDYVHVMLDGKIVKSGGKELAYELEEKGYDWIKEEVGA, encoded by the coding sequence ATGCTTAAAATAAAGAATTTACACGCCAAAGTAGAAGGCCTTAAAATATTAAAAGGCATAGACCTCACTATAAATGCAGGAGAGATCCATGCTATTATGGGGCCTAACGGTTCAGGGAAAAGCACGCTTTCTTCGGTTATTGCCGGAAAGGAAGAGTATGAAGTAACCCGCGGAGAGATCGTTTTTGAAGGAGAAGAACTTACCGAGTTTGATGCTGAAGAAAGGGCGCATAAAGGTGTATTTCTGTCTTTCCAGTATCCTGTGGAAATTCCTGGGGTGACGGTGACCAACTTTATGCGCACAGTGATCAACGCCAACAGGCAGGCCAAAGGCCTTGAAGATATGCCGGCCAATGAAATGCTGAAAAAGATCCGTGAAAAATCCGAATTGCTTGAAATAGATCGCAAGTTCCTTTCCCGTTCCCTTAACGAAGGCTTTTCGGGAGGAGAAAAGAAGCGAAACGAGATCTTCCAGATGGCCATGTTAGAGCCAAAACTGGCCATACTTGACGAGACAGATTCAGGACTGGATATTGATGCCCTGCGCATTGTGGCTAACGGGGTGAACAAGCTGAGAAGGCCAGACAATGCTACCCTGGTGATCACTCACTACCAAAGATTGCTGGATTATATCATCCCAGATTATGTACACGTGATGCTCGACGGGAAGATTGTAAAATCTGGAGGAAAAGAACTCGCCTACGAGCTGGAAGAAAAAGGATACGACTGGATCAAGGAAGAAGTAGGAGCGTAA
- a CDS encoding SUF system Fe-S cluster assembly protein: MEHAQNSEVLGEKIVRVLKTIYDPEIPVDIYELGLIYDVMVNEDNEIKILMTLTTPNCPVAESLPMEVEEKIKSMDEVKDCEVEITFDPPWNQDLMSEEAKLELGML, translated from the coding sequence ATGGAACACGCACAGAATTCCGAAGTTTTAGGAGAGAAAATCGTTAGGGTTTTAAAGACCATCTACGATCCCGAAATTCCGGTAGATATATATGAACTTGGGTTGATCTATGATGTTATGGTAAATGAAGATAACGAGATCAAGATCCTTATGACTCTTACTACCCCCAACTGTCCCGTAGCCGAATCTCTGCCTATGGAAGTAGAAGAGAAGATCAAATCTATGGACGAAGTGAAAGACTGCGAAGTTGAGATCACTTTTGACCCGCCATGGAACCAGGATCTTATGAGTGAAGAGGCCAAACTGGAACTGGGAATGCTTTAA
- a CDS encoding SufE family protein: MFDDWMQRYEHMIELGKSLPLIEEKYKTEDNLIKGCQSKVWVHAELQGEKLVFTADSDAIITKGIIAILIRAYSNQHPKDILDADTTFIDEIGLKEHLSPTRANGLVSMIKQLKMYAVAYQTQLN, encoded by the coding sequence ATGTTTGACGATTGGATGCAGCGGTATGAGCACATGATCGAGCTTGGTAAATCCCTGCCGCTTATAGAAGAAAAATACAAGACCGAAGATAACCTCATTAAAGGCTGCCAGAGTAAAGTGTGGGTTCATGCCGAACTTCAAGGCGAGAAACTGGTTTTCACAGCCGATAGTGACGCTATTATTACAAAAGGCATCATCGCCATTCTCATTCGCGCTTACTCCAACCAGCACCCAAAAGACATTCTGGATGCCGATACAACTTTTATAGATGAGATTGGATTAAAAGAACATTTGTCCCCCACGCGGGCCAATGGCCTTGTGAGTATGATCAAGCAGTTAAAAATGTATGCAGTGGCATATCAAACGCAATTAAATTAA
- a CDS encoding META domain-containing protein: MRKILLLILFVISLSCANTIDTVTEEILDGDYRVTQIEGHDSLPRGIVFNFNPMASKLSGNTGCNDFSAHYNQQGNNLEFSTPMNTRKYCKGKMEVERQILSSFEKVSKLDHNGNEIVIYSNNDVPLITLTKID, translated from the coding sequence ATGAGGAAAATACTGCTTTTAATACTCTTTGTAATTTCCCTTTCATGTGCCAATACCATAGATACCGTAACAGAAGAAATTCTGGACGGTGATTACAGGGTGACACAAATTGAGGGACATGATTCGCTGCCCAGGGGCATTGTTTTCAACTTTAACCCTATGGCAAGCAAACTTTCGGGAAATACGGGATGTAATGATTTTTCAGCTCATTACAATCAGCAGGGAAACAACCTGGAGTTTTCCACTCCCATGAATACTAGGAAGTATTGTAAGGGGAAAATGGAAGTAGAAAGACAAATTTTGTCTTCTTTCGAAAAGGTCTCAAAACTGGACCACAATGGCAATGAAATTGTTATTTATTCCAACAATGATGTACCTTTAATAACTTTAACTAAAATCGACTAA
- a CDS encoding DUF3078 domain-containing protein, with protein MKKFLLFTFILFAFAANAQDENEDQNETPPDGWTSEGKFQLLFNQSAFNAEWTGGGTSSMAANLVLDYNLNYRKGNFTWDNKFLANYGLTKLKADEFTRKTSDRLEINSILGKQMEDSNWYYSFFTNFRTQFSKGYVYSEDPETGQPTRRETTHFISPAYLQFGPGMMWKKNEDFWVNLAPATARFIFVDPEFTSVPGYVDGSYYGVDTNKSTRFELGASLSSYFKYEVMTNVTMEHNLSLYSNYLDHPENIDIDYLLNLDMGINKYLSANFIFQAIYDDNIVGAFQVREVFGAGFTYTF; from the coding sequence ATGAAGAAATTTTTACTTTTTACTTTTATTTTATTCGCATTTGCGGCAAACGCCCAGGATGAAAATGAAGACCAGAACGAAACTCCGCCAGATGGATGGACTTCCGAAGGAAAATTCCAGCTGCTCTTTAACCAGTCGGCTTTTAATGCTGAATGGACCGGCGGCGGAACTTCGAGCATGGCTGCCAACCTGGTGCTTGACTACAACCTCAATTATCGAAAGGGAAATTTTACCTGGGACAATAAATTCCTGGCCAATTATGGCCTCACAAAACTGAAGGCTGACGAGTTTACCCGAAAAACCAGTGACCGGCTCGAGATCAACAGCATACTCGGGAAACAGATGGAAGATTCTAACTGGTATTACTCATTTTTCACGAATTTCAGGACCCAGTTCAGCAAAGGCTATGTGTATTCTGAAGACCCCGAAACAGGGCAGCCAACCCGCCGCGAAACCACGCATTTCATATCTCCCGCCTACCTGCAGTTTGGCCCCGGGATGATGTGGAAAAAAAACGAGGATTTCTGGGTCAACCTGGCTCCTGCCACTGCGAGGTTTATCTTTGTGGATCCAGAGTTTACTTCAGTTCCCGGATATGTTGACGGCTCCTATTACGGGGTTGACACCAACAAAAGTACCCGGTTTGAACTTGGGGCTTCGCTGAGTTCCTACTTCAAATATGAGGTGATGACCAATGTGACCATGGAACACAACCTTAGCCTCTACTCCAACTACCTCGACCATCCCGAAAATATTGATATTGATTACCTGCTTAACCTTGATATGGGCATCAATAAGTATCTTTCGGCCAATTTCATCTTTCAGGCCATTTACGATGACAATATCGTAGGCGCATTTCAGGTAAGGGAAGTTTTTGGGGCGGGCTTTACCTATACCTTCTAA
- a CDS encoding HesB/IscA family protein, protein MIKVSENAKKRIAALMQEDGFDAMQDFVRVGVKSGGCSGLSYDLKFDHSKAEDDRLFEDNDIKIVVDKKSVLYLAGTILEYSGGLNGKGFVFNNPNAQRTCGCGESFSL, encoded by the coding sequence TGAAAACGCCAAAAAGAGAATAGCTGCCCTTATGCAGGAGGATGGTTTTGATGCCATGCAGGACTTTGTTCGGGTAGGCGTGAAGAGCGGCGGGTGTTCGGGCCTTTCGTATGATCTTAAATTTGATCATTCAAAGGCAGAAGATGACAGGCTTTTTGAGGATAACGATATCAAGATCGTCGTTGACAAAAAAAGCGTGTTGTACCTGGCGGGAACCATCCTGGAATATTCGGGCGGCCTTAACGGGAAAGGTTTTGTTTTCAACAATCCAAATGCCCAGCGCACTTGTGGATGTGGAGAGTCATTTTCGCTCTAG
- the sufB gene encoding Fe-S cluster assembly protein SufB, translated as MAYTEDDLKKELDNKEYKYGFYTDIQSDTFPVGLNEDIVRAISKKKNEPEWMTNWRLEAFRAWQEMIEPEWANVHYEKPDFQNISYYSAPSKKPKYDSLDEVDPELLDTFKKLGISIDEQKKLAGVAVDVVMDSVSVTTTFKKTLAEKGIIFCSISEAIQEHPELVKKYLGTVVPQKDNFYAALNSAVFSDGSFCYIPKGVRCPMELSTYFRINQAGTGQFERTLVVADESSYVSYLEGCTAPQRDENQLHAAVVELIALDGAEIKYSTVQNWYPGDKQGKGGVYNFVTKRGLCEANAKISWTQVETGSAVTWKYPSCVLKGDNSVGEFYSIAVTNDFQQADTGTKMIHIGKNTRSTIISKGISAGKSQNSYRGLVQINSKAENARNFSQCDSLLMGNKCGAHTFPYIEAKNKTAKVEHEATTSKIGEDQIFYCNQRGIDTEKAIALIVNGFSKEVLNKLPMEFAVEAQKLLEISLEGSVG; from the coding sequence ATGGCATATACAGAAGACGATTTAAAGAAAGAGCTCGACAATAAAGAGTACAAGTATGGATTTTATACAGACATTCAATCTGATACTTTCCCTGTAGGGCTTAATGAAGATATTGTGCGGGCAATCTCTAAAAAGAAAAATGAGCCTGAGTGGATGACCAACTGGAGGCTGGAAGCTTTTAGGGCATGGCAGGAAATGATTGAACCGGAATGGGCAAATGTTCATTATGAAAAACCTGATTTCCAGAATATTTCCTATTACTCTGCCCCTTCAAAAAAGCCAAAATATGACAGCCTTGATGAAGTAGACCCCGAGTTACTCGATACCTTTAAAAAGCTTGGGATCTCCATTGATGAGCAGAAAAAGCTTGCAGGTGTAGCCGTAGATGTGGTGATGGATTCCGTTTCTGTAACCACAACCTTCAAAAAGACCCTGGCCGAAAAAGGGATTATTTTCTGCTCTATTTCTGAAGCCATTCAGGAGCACCCGGAACTGGTGAAAAAATACCTGGGAACTGTAGTACCTCAAAAAGACAATTTTTACGCAGCTTTAAATTCCGCAGTATTTAGTGATGGTTCTTTTTGTTATATCCCAAAAGGAGTTCGCTGCCCTATGGAGTTGTCTACGTACTTCAGAATAAATCAGGCAGGTACCGGCCAGTTTGAAAGAACACTTGTGGTTGCCGATGAAAGCAGCTACGTGAGTTACCTTGAAGGCTGTACCGCCCCGCAACGTGACGAAAACCAGTTGCACGCCGCAGTGGTGGAACTCATTGCACTTGACGGAGCAGAGATCAAATATTCTACCGTACAAAACTGGTATCCAGGTGATAAACAGGGAAAAGGAGGAGTGTATAACTTCGTGACCAAGCGCGGACTTTGTGAAGCGAACGCCAAAATAAGCTGGACCCAGGTAGAAACGGGATCGGCAGTTACGTGGAAGTACCCGAGTTGTGTGCTGAAAGGAGATAATTCGGTAGGAGAATTTTATTCTATCGCGGTGACCAATGATTTTCAGCAGGCCGATACTGGAACTAAAATGATCCATATTGGAAAAAATACCAGGAGCACCATTATTTCCAAAGGTATCTCGGCCGGAAAAAGCCAGAACAGCTACAGGGGGCTCGTTCAAATAAACAGCAAAGCTGAAAATGCCCGAAATTTCTCTCAGTGTGACTCATTGCTTATGGGAAATAAATGTGGTGCCCACACCTTCCCTTATATTGAAGCAAAGAACAAAACAGCTAAAGTAGAACACGAGGCCACCACCAGTAAAATTGGGGAAGACCAGATTTTCTACTGTAACCAGAGAGGTATTGACACCGAAAAAGCTATTGCCTTGATTGTAAACGGGTTTAGCAAAGAAGTATTGAACAAACTTCCCATGGAATTTGCGGTTGAAGCTCAAAAGTTACTGGAGATCTCCCTGGAAGGATCTGTAGGATAA
- the sufD gene encoding Fe-S cluster assembly protein SufD has protein sequence MELKDKLLSSFLAFEENVDMNSDIHDIRSRAIKDFEEMGFPTRKQEAWKYTSLNKVLKHDYTVFPKKHDTIDYRDVEKYFIDDIDTYKIVFIDGIYASHLSATTHDKIDACLMSSALNSSKYKPIIDNYFSTVAPKESLTSLNTAFSREGAFINIPKNTMADKPIQVLNFSTGNESALLVQPRNLIVVGENSHVQIIERHQSLTDQPVLTNSVTEVYADKRAIVDYYKIQNDNHNASLIDNTFIEQHRESICSVHTFSFGGNLTRNNLNYYQKGERIDSTLKGITVIGGKQHVDHNTLVHHTEPNCESHQDYKGVFAESSTGVFNGKIIVNKEAQKTNAFQANNNILLDDKATINSKPQLEIFADDVKCSHGCTIGQLDDEALFYLRSRGIPLKEARALLMYAFANNVLESVKIPELKARITKIIALKLGVNVGYSL, from the coding sequence ATGGAGCTAAAAGATAAATTATTATCCTCATTCCTGGCTTTTGAAGAGAACGTGGACATGAATAGTGATATTCACGACATTAGAAGCCGGGCAATTAAGGATTTTGAAGAAATGGGCTTCCCCACCAGGAAACAGGAAGCCTGGAAATACACATCCCTTAACAAGGTGTTGAAGCACGATTATACTGTATTTCCAAAAAAACACGACACCATTGATTACCGGGATGTGGAGAAGTATTTCATAGATGATATAGATACTTACAAGATCGTATTCATCGATGGGATCTATGCCTCACACCTTTCGGCTACAACCCACGACAAGATTGATGCCTGCCTGATGTCTTCGGCATTAAACAGCTCGAAATACAAGCCAATTATTGACAATTACTTCAGTACCGTGGCCCCAAAAGAAAGCCTCACCTCTTTAAACACTGCTTTTTCGAGGGAAGGTGCTTTCATCAATATTCCGAAAAACACAATGGCCGATAAGCCCATACAGGTGCTTAATTTCTCTACCGGGAATGAATCGGCCCTGCTGGTGCAGCCAAGAAACCTGATTGTTGTTGGGGAGAACTCGCACGTGCAGATCATTGAAAGGCACCAAAGCCTTACTGATCAACCTGTTTTGACAAATTCGGTTACTGAAGTTTATGCCGATAAAAGAGCAATTGTCGATTACTACAAAATCCAGAATGACAATCACAATGCCTCTTTAATTGACAACACTTTTATTGAACAGCACAGGGAGAGTATTTGTTCTGTACACACTTTTTCTTTTGGTGGAAACCTTACCCGCAATAACCTCAACTATTACCAAAAAGGAGAGCGCATAGATTCTACTTTAAAAGGGATCACCGTAATTGGCGGCAAACAGCATGTTGATCACAACACCCTGGTTCACCACACAGAACCCAACTGTGAGAGCCATCAGGATTATAAAGGTGTATTTGCCGAGTCTTCTACAGGGGTTTTTAACGGAAAGATCATCGTTAATAAAGAGGCTCAGAAAACAAATGCTTTTCAGGCAAATAACAACATTTTACTGGACGATAAGGCCACTATCAATTCCAAACCACAGCTGGAGATCTTTGCCGACGACGTAAAGTGCAGCCACGGATGTACTATTGGCCAGTTAGATGATGAAGCCTTATTCTACCTGCGTTCACGCGGAATTCCGCTAAAAGAGGCGAGGGCACTTTTAATGTACGCCTTTGCAAATAACGTACTCGAAAGTGTCAAAATTCCGGAGCTTAAGGCCAGGATCACAAAAATTATTGCCCTTAAACTCGGGGTGAATGTGGGCTACAGCCTGTAA
- a CDS encoding DUF2480 family protein, whose translation MPEEIINRVANSKLVTVDLEELYPTGERVIFDIKDWLLEGFVLREKEFRATAKAHDWSQYTGKYVALTCSSEAIIPGWAYMLLSTYLAPHAKKVVTGDLSMLETILYTEILQNLDVSKYEGLPVIIKGCSRRPVPQNAYLQLINKLQPVARSIMYGEACSSVPLFKK comes from the coding sequence ATGCCAGAAGAAATTATAAACCGCGTTGCAAACAGTAAATTAGTAACTGTTGACCTGGAGGAATTATACCCTACCGGCGAGCGCGTTATTTTTGACATAAAAGACTGGCTCCTGGAAGGTTTTGTGCTAAGGGAAAAGGAGTTTAGGGCCACTGCAAAGGCACACGACTGGTCGCAGTACACCGGTAAATACGTTGCCCTTACCTGCTCCAGTGAAGCCATAATTCCGGGCTGGGCCTATATGCTGCTAAGCACCTATCTCGCGCCTCACGCCAAAAAAGTGGTTACGGGAGACCTGTCAATGCTCGAAACGATACTTTATACCGAAATCCTGCAAAACCTTGATGTTTCTAAATATGAGGGGCTGCCGGTAATTATAAAAGGCTGCTCGCGCCGACCCGTGCCTCAAAATGCCTATTTACAACTAATCAATAAACTTCAGCCGGTAGCAAGAAGCATCATGTATGGCGAAGCCTGTTCCTCGGTACCGCTGTTTAAAAAGTAG